In Plasmodium gaboni strain SY75 chromosome 11, whole genome shotgun sequence, the following proteins share a genomic window:
- a CDS encoding protein tyrosine phosphatase, producing MKSSENNEMQNLCPIHYYSNGRDYNSDTIINNVNIKYFNMDNYLGNVNLHMDYLNPVLNHPTKIEHGKIKILILDAPTNDLLPLYIKEMKNYNVTDLVRTCERTYNDEEIKDAGINVHELIFPDGDAPTEDIISNWLNIVNNVIKNNCAVAVHCVAGLGRAPVLASIVLIEFGMDPIDAIVFIRDRRKGAINKRQLQFLKEYRKKKKKKNCLRKCHFM from the coding sequence atgaagagTTCAGAGAATAACGAAATGCAAAACTTGTGTCCaatacattattattctAACGGGAGAGATTATAATAGTGAtacaataataaataatgtaaatataaaatatttcaacATGGATAATTATTTAGGGAATGTTAATCTTCATATGGATTATTTAAATCCAGTATTAAACCACCCAACAAAAATAGAACAtggaaaaataaaaattttgataTTAGATGCACCTACAAATGATTTATTacctttatatataaaagaaatgaaaaattataatgtAACAGATTTAGTACGTACATGTGAAAGGACATATAATGATGAGGAAATTAAAGATGCTGGGATTAATGTACATGAACTTATTTTTCCTGATGGGGATGCCCCAACAGAAGATATAATATCTAATTGGTTAAATATTGTAAataatgttataaaaaataattgtGCAGTAGCTGTTCATTGTGTAGCTGGATTAGGTAGAGCTCCTGTTTTAGCTTCTATCGTTTTAATAGAATTTGGAATGGATCCTATTGATGCCATAGTTTTTATAAGAGATAGAAGGAAAGGAGCTATTAATAAAAGACAATTACAGTTTTTAAAAGAGTataggaaaaaaaaaaaaaaaaaaaattgtcTTAGGAAATGTCATTTTATGTGA
- a CDS encoding hypothetical protein (conserved Plasmodium protein, unknown function), which produces MKLAKWNFSNKYDLLFSFFHLKKNRICSLNTFSFLSTKINKTLLTSEEGLTNLFLGHPLNLTTKELNMNTYKPSTFFFNNFMLYDSKDEQSSILRKQSIQELLFKNKKTKLALRRKRKRMGERVSLRYR; this is translated from the exons ATGAAACTTGCTAAATGGAACTTTTCGAATAAATATGACTTgcttttttctttttttcatttaaaaaaaaatagaatatGCTCCTTAAATaccttttcttttttatcaaCAAAGATTAACAAGACATTGTTAACATCTGAAGAAGGTTTAACTAATTTATTTTTGGGTCATCCATTAAATTTAACAACGaaagaattaaatatgaatacTTATAAACCTTCaacctttttttttaataatttcatGTTGTATGATTCTAAAGATGAACAGTCATCTATCTTAAGAAAACAGTCCATCCAG GAATTACTttttaagaataaaaaaaccAAGTTAGCTCtaagaagaaaaagaaagagGATGGGAGAACGTGTTAGTTTAAGATACAGATAA
- a CDS encoding putative UDP-galactose transporter produces MVKIQKSSGMFWKRNSESSNLYNFLNGLICIGGIYFFFIIFGYYQEKLPQLGRGNDRFYYNIFLICVLCLSNSLCSLSAIFFKSRLNNENVMSSLKKNIDKYFIKQIILISITYSIAMIATNYSLRHVNFPTQVLVKSGKMIPIVVGGYFFFGKKYPYYDYISVFLITSSLVLFNLLRTKSSKEVHQTTFGILLLCISLLCDGLTGPRQDKLLSKYNVDSVNLMFYVNIFAFIFNLLASLIIEGSKPYIFLEKYTSSYYYILAFSVSGTLGQFFVFYSLRVYGSLYTSLFTTLRKALSTVVSVYLFGHVLKPLQWVCIGVIFSTLIVQSYLKKQSKKVQSKNK; encoded by the coding sequence ATGGTAAAAATACAGAAGAGCTCAGGTATGTTTTGGAAGAGGAATAGTGAGTCCTCAAATTTGTACAATTTTTTGAATGGCTTAATTTGTATAGGTggtatatattttttttttataatttttggTTATTATCAAGAGAAGTTACCTCAGTTAGGAAGAGGAAATGATAGgttttattataacatttttCTAATATGTGTATTATGTTTATCAAATAGTTTATGTAGTTTAAGTgctatattttttaagagtagattaaataatgaaaatgtGATGAGtagtttaaaaaaaaatatagataaatattttataaagcaaattatattaatatctATAACATATTCTATAGCTATGATAGCTACAAATTATTCTTTAAGGCATGTTAATTTCCCTACACAAGTACTTGTAAAATCTGGAAAAATGATACCAATTGTAGTAGGAggttattttttttttggaaagaaatatccatattatgattatatttCAGTATTTTTAATTACATCATCATTAGTTCTTTTCAATTTATTAAGAACAAAAAGTTCTAAGGAAGTTCATCAGACTACCTTTGGAATTCTACTTTTATgtatatcattattatgtGACGGACTTACTGGACCTAGACaagataaattattaagtaaatataatgtTGATTCTGTTAATCTTATGTtttatgttaatatatttgcatttatttttaatttattagCTTCATTAATTATTGAAGGAAGTAAAccatatattttcttagaaaaatatacaagctcatattattatatcttaGCTTTCTCTGTAAGTGGAACTCTTGGACAGTTTTTCGTTTTTTACTCACTCAGGGTATATGGTAGTTTATATACTAGTCTCTTCACAACACTTAGAAAAGCTCTAAGTACAGTTGTTTCGGTTTACCTATTTGGACATGTACTTAAACCGTTACAATGGGTATGTATAGGAGTCATTTTTTCAACTCTCATTGTACAGAGTTATCTTAAGAAACAATCCAAGAAGGTTCAAAGTAAAAATAAGTGA
- a CDS encoding putative ubiquitin domain-containing protein DSK2, giving the protein MAINVSFKVTGGKEFTVAIEPDITVLDLKKICAEHVDIPVEAQRIIFKGKILKDKESLTVYGVADGNTMHLVRSAMATKDVAQEEKESNKNENVTNNDQSGPSNENNNEMGDNPLVQMLMQSGAGDMGNFNSGLGGADNFNLGNFANMLNANGAGDFNRDTISSLLNNPLARSVLNELSNNPEMLTNLVSNNPILRNTFSQSPLMQPVLENPNLLREFMRPEILQAGLQIENALNMNNNNNNNSNRPGGGFRMEDILNNLNNLNNLSNTNNTTDNNNNNNNNANPGNNLNSFLQSPELLQAFQQVMRSNRNLGNFNFPNANMNLDFNTTNVTDNRPPEERYASQLSSLQEMGFLDNAANIQALQETGGDVNSAVTRLLERGFN; this is encoded by the exons ATGGCAATAAATGTATCTTTCAAAGTTACGGGGGGTAAAGAATTTACTGTAGCCATTGAACCAGATATTACAGTATTggatttaaaaaaaatctGCGCTGAACATGTAGATATACCTGTTGAAGCACAAAGGATAATTTTTAAAG GCAAAATATTGAAGGATAAAGAATCTTTGACAGTATATGGTGTAGCTGATGGAAATACTATGCATTTAGTTAGAAGTGCTATGGCAACGAAAGATG tagcacaagaagaaaaagaaagCAACAAGAATGAAAATGTCACCAATAATGATCAAAGCGGACCATCTAATGAAAATAACAATGAAATGGGAGACAATCCATTAGTACAAATGTTAATGCAAAGCGGAGCTGGAG ATATGGGAAATTTTAACTCTGGTTTGGGAGGCGCAGATAATTTTAACCTAGGAAATTTTGCAAACATGTTAAATGCCAATGGAGCTGGAGATTTTAATCGCGATACAATCAGCTCCTTGTTGAATAACCCACTTGCTAGATCCGttttaaatgaattaaGTAACAACCCTGAAATGTTAACAAATTTAGTATCTAATAATCCGATATTAAGAAATACATTTTCCCAAAGTCCACTTATGCAACCAGTTTTAGAAAACCCTAATTTATTAAGAGAATTTATGAGGCCAGAAATATTACAGGCTGGGTTACAAATAGAAAATGCTCTTAACATgaacaataataataataacaatagTAACAGACCAGGAGGTGGATTTCGAATGGAAGATATActaaataatttaaataacttaaataatttatcaaATACTAATAATACGACcgataataataataacaataataataatgcTAATCCAGGTAATAACTTGAATTCATTTCTCCAATCACCAGAATTATTACAAGCATTTCAACAAGTTATGAGATCTAATAGAAATTTAGGAAATTTCAATTTTCCAAATGCTAATATGAATCTAGATTTTAATACTACAAATGTAACAGATAACCGTCCACCTGAAGAAAGATACGCATCCCAATTGTCAAGTTTACAAGAAATGGGATTTCTTGATAATGCTGCAAATATTCAAGCATTACAAGAAACTGGTGGAGATGTAAATTCAGCTGTAACACGTTTATTAGAAAGAGGttttaattaa
- a CDS encoding putative GTP-binding protein, whose protein sequence is MRRILFLLKNVNKIEKRYFTDKSNIYYHNESPKKEIIVLHPILKRSKNNSNKLFQEIIYDAQEALGLAKSANFKIAKGISMPLGGWYLKNEKKEKEKDQKNDKIDETQVPNKELSQNNEQHHVFEKSEKEILKKMSCTNDKSSSKYINYEEIERKIAESILIKVNNIDNKFYFSKGKLNELSKYYLKNPTPCIFINTLLSPEQFRNLEFLFNSLLKSYQDELILNNKRECDNTDMYARMSDVNFDNCDNEDIIIDNSSYCLDAYNNFLDKEDEQCDDVNIEQNMNVLKEDIADTSYEQITDRSDEQISDRLDEQISDRSDEQISDRSDEQINDMPYEQISDTQECSKNIPMYVELFDRYSIILYILKSRAKNNLSKLQLELARANFVLNTYSEDSKSRMKYIKYIENNVLGGSSIDYEEKYTKLNFFSVGKQNKKSNANFSGYTSNYIKSNETYKEYEKRIINNLYSKLKKELIKCKNNMILQNNSRKHKALIAIVGYTNVGKTKLINYLTKSNLKARNLLFQTLDNAYKNLNISTCYSTIFVDSIGFIQNIPYSLYESFKISLEAIKTADVIIHVIDVSHPYKDNHKKCVLETLNKIGISDEFIKNNVIEVWNKIDKLTDNELYNLCKNKPKNALPISAKYGTNCNYLIQIIEHLINQIKDVHILNLQFPTSEAKDRIDFLIKNYKVVPHSISYSDDGNTTFIKLVENKSNLKKYYEKFENNETSKSGN, encoded by the coding sequence atgagaagaatattgtttttattaaaaaatgtaaacAAAATCGAGAAAAGATATTTCACAGATAAGTccaatatatattatcataatgAATCTCCAAAGAAGGAAATTATTGTATTGCACCctatattaaaaagaagtaaaaataattctaaCAAATTATTTCAAGAGATAATTTATGATGCACAAGAGGCTTTAGGTTTAGCAAAATCAGCCAACTTCAAAATAGCCAAAGGAATATCTATGCCTTTAGGAGGCTggtatttaaaaaatgagaaaaaagaaaaagagAAAGATCAGAAAAATGACAAAATTGATGAAACTCAAGTACCAAACAAGGAATTATCACAAAATAATGAACAACATCATGTTTTTGAAAAAAGCGAAAAAGAAATTCTCAAAAAAATGTCTTGTACTAATGACAAATCATcaagtaaatatattaattatgaAGAAATTGAACGTAAAATAGCCGAGTCTATTTTAATTAAagttaataatatagacaataaattttattttagTAAAGgtaaattaaatgaattgtcgaaatattatttgaaaaacCCAACCCcatgtatttttattaacaCCTTATTGTCACCTGAACAATTTCGTAACTTGGAGTTTTTATTTAACAGCTTGTTAAAAAGTTATCAAGATGAACTTATATTAAATAACAAAAGAGAATGTGACAACACTGATATGTATGCAAGAATGTCGGACGTTAATTTTGATAATTGTGATAACGAAGACATAATAATTGATAATAGTTCATATTGTTTAGATGCgtataataattttttagATAAGGAGGATGAGCAATGTGATGATGTGAACATCGAACAAAATATGAATGTATTAAAAGAAGATATAGCAGATACATCATACGAACAGATAACCGATAGATCAGACGAACAGATAAGTGATAGATTAGACGAACAGATAAGTGATAGATCAGACGAACAGATAAGTGATAGATCAGACGAACAGATAAATGATATGCCGTATGAACAAATAAGTGACACACAAGAATgttcaaaaaatataccAATGTACGTAGAACTATTCGACAGGTATAgtatcattttatatattttaaaaagcAGAGCAAAAAACAATTTAAGCAAATTACAACTCGAATTAGCTAGAGcaaattttgttttaaataCTTATTCAGAAGATAGCAAGTCAAGAATGAAATACATAAAgtatatagaaaataatgtatTAGGAGGTTCATCCATTGATTATGAAGAGAAATATACCAAGTTGAATTTTTTTAGTGTAGGTAAACAGAATAAAAAGTCCAATGCGAATTTTTCAGGATATACGagtaattatataaagagTAATGAAACTTATAAGGAATATGAgaaaagaattataaataatttatatagtaaattaaaaaaggaattaataaaatgtaaaaacaatatgattttacaaaataattctAGAAAACATAAAGCATTAATAGCTATTGTAGGATATACTAATGTTggaaaaacaaaattaattaattatttaacAAAATCAAATTTAAAAGCTAGAAATTTATTATTCCAAACATTAGATAATGCTTATAAgaatttaaatatatctacATGTTATTCTACTATTTTTGTAGATTCCATAGGttttatacaaaatataccatattcattatatgAATCGTTTAAAATATCTTTAGAAGCTATAAAAACAGCTGATGTTATTATACATGTTATTGATGTTAGTCATCCATATAAAGATAATCATAAAAAGTGTGTTCTTGAAactttaaataaaataggTATATCTGATGaattcataaaaaataatgtaataGAAGTATGGAATAAAATTGACAAATTAACAGATAAcgaattatataatttatgtaAGAATAAACCAAAAAATGCCTTACCAATTTCAGCAAAATATGGAACCAACTGTAATTATCTTATTCAAATTATTGAACATTTAATTAATCAAATTAAAGatgttcatattttaaacTTACAATTTCCAACCAGTGAAGCAAAAGACAGAATTGATTTTCTTatcaaaaattataaagTAGTTCCTCATTCTATATCTTATTCAGACGATGGAAACACAACCTTTATAAAATTGGTTGAGAATAAATCTAATTTAAAGAAGTACTACGAAaaatttgaaaataatgaaacAAGCAAGAGTGGTAATTGA
- a CDS encoding putative Rpr2, RNAse P: MNIEDDENEEKKETCLSYIKKINMSEIINDEAIGKRAEYLWNLALSTVYINVKLSMKYIALIKKITKNNLLFDNICCHYCNLIYIPFYNCKITHSPNQGKVTYTCLLCKRKKKINLQHLSKHKNIYPLKHSDKQKPSISNLSNVNFFLINEIDNYEIKKNNVPFNKDDTSNTGNQLREKDENKNEDIVKNIDCAEMQKEEHIIDKDNIINQYNIINQDNIINQENIINQDNIINQENIINQENIINQENIINQDNMYQNLSYLFRIDYGINKDDTQKCNKISDQSVVNESEKCKTAHIENIKNDDKMNMNSEGKHVKNERKRKSQNNNIVQNKNQGFPNLNTNDGFLNFNKSKKKKKGKNILDIL, encoded by the coding sequence atgaacaTCGAAGATGATGAGAACGAAGAGAAAAAAGAAACTTGCTTATCATACattaagaaaataaatatgtcagaaataataaatgatgaaGCAATAGGTAAGCGAGCTGAATATTTATGGAATTTAGCATTATCTACAGtgtatataaatgtaaaattATCTATGAAGTATATTGCcttaataaaaaaaataacaaaaaataatttattatttgataatatatgttgtcattattgtaatttaatatatattccatTTTATAATTGTAAGATCACACATAGTCCGAATCAAGGGAAAGTAACTTATACGTGTTTACTTTGTAAAcgtaaaaaaaaaataaatttacaACATTTAAGCAAACATAAAAACATTTATCCTCTTAAACATAGTGACAAGCAAAAACCATCCATCAGTAATTTGTCAAACGTTAATTTCTTCTTAATTAATGAAATTGataattatgaaataaaaaagaataatgTTCCTTTTAATAAGGATGACACAAGTAATACTGGAAACCAATTGAGGgaaaaagatgaaaataaaaatgaagatattgttaaaaatattgattGTGCAGAAATGCAAAAGGAGGAACATATTATTGACAAggataatattattaaccaatacaatattataaaccaagacaatattataaaccaagaaaatattattaaccaagacaatattataaaccaagaaaatattattaaccaagaaaatattattaaccaagaaaatattattaacCAAGACAATATGTACCAAAACCTATCCTATTTATTTAGAATCGATTATggaataaataaagatgatactcaaaaatgtaataaaatttCTGATCAATCCGTTGTGAATGAAAGTGAAAAATGTAAAACTGCCCATATTgagaatataaaaaatgatgataaaatgaatatgaaCAGTGAAGGTAAACATGtgaaaaatgaaagaaaaCGAAAATCTcaaaataacaatatagtacaaaataaaaatcaGGGTTTTCCAAATTTGAATACGAATGATGGctttttaaattttaataaatcaaaaaaaaaaaaaaaaggaaaaaatatattagataTACTATAA
- a CDS encoding glyoxalase I, whose product MAQEMSNLAKKYNVTWQQTMLRIYDPKETVEFYEKHFGMINIHTYHFNEYNFSLYFLITPPYDEEERKKLPQPNTKESEKYLWNLNTVCLELTYNHNSQEKLSNGNNENDRGFGHIAFNCNDVIELCDNLYKKNVKFHKLPHETKMKTIGFALDPNNYWIEIVKRSNNVKWKNYKNITNFSQTMIRVKNPEKSLYFYINILGMKLIHVKHCSDFSLYFLKSNYVSAENNKEMIENQSNKNKNEKYDFNSLKNSYQTDEDYENFKQSWEPVLELTHNHGTEQDEHFSYHNGNTEPRGFGHIGFLVNDLENYCKELETLNVTFKKKVTEGLMKNIAFIYDPDNYVVELIQRDTSFIAK is encoded by the coding sequence ATGGCACAAGAAATGTCAAATTTAGCAAAGAAGTACAATGTTACATGGCAACAAACCATGTTGCGTATATATGACCCTAAAGAAACTGTTGAATTCTATGAAAAACATTTCGGtatgataaatattcataCGTATCATTTTAATGAGTATAACTTTTCTCTTTATTTCTTGATCACTCCTCCAtatgatgaagaagaaagaAAGAAATTACCCCAACCAAACACCAAAGAATctgaaaaatatttatggAATCTGAATACTGTTTGTTTGGAACTTAcatataatcataatagtcaagaaaaattaagtaatggaaataatgaaaatgataGAGGATTTGGACATATTGCATTTAATTGTAATGATGTTATTGAACTGTGtgataatttatataaaaaaaatgtaaagTTTCACAAATTACCACATGAAACCAAAATGAAAACTATTGGTTTTGCTTTAGATCCTAATAATTATTGGATTGAAATTGTAAAAAGATCGAATAACGTTAAATggaaaaattataaaaatattacaaacTTTTCTCAAACAATGATTAGGGTTAAGAACCCTGAAAAAagtttatatttttatataaatattttagGTATGAAATTGATACATGTAAAACATTGCAGCGATTTCtctttatatttcttaaaatCCAATTATGTAAGTGCagaaaataataaggaAATGATAGAAAACCAATcaaataagaataaaaatgaaaaatatgatttTAATTCTTTGAAAAATTCATATCAAACAGATGAAGattatgaaaattttaAGCAATCATGGGAACCCGTTCTAGAATTAACACACAATCATGGTACAGAACAAGATGAACATTTTTCATATCATAATGGAAATACAGAGCCAAGAGGTTTTGGACATATAGGATTTTTAGTAAATGATTTAGAGAATTATTGTAAAGAATTAGAAACATTAAATGttacttttaaaaaaaaagtaacTGAAGgattaatgaaaaatattgcatttatatatgatcCTGATAATTATGTCGTAGAGCTTATACAACGGGACACTTCATTTATTgcaaaataa
- a CDS encoding putative membrane protein (conserved Plasmodium membrane protein, unknown function): MNENLIHKNLVNRILNKDDNNKVMGDKSSCVDGEKENEEENEKKENEMSKDKIQISYKSIFLFQIFLFLIYFLVLLIGSFNFSFKLFQVREKHLYEFLNNIKSVPCYNSFYIKKGPKDNKHNNNNNINEARKKRNIVYKNTDNLVHTHDKIPNINFKYYFTRGKHYKIENNEMKEENNKEIKMFICLNKKQKLYNNDIKEVLLKWKTYVHKFLHFCLNEIKNAFFKKENKTTIQNNMKNYIIDNYKNNQDIEVYKYLYYNFLLNKNTSYKNYYVNMEHIFYMYINNICYYHDFNYIQTIISHNTSNTTTFINIDKNIMDDILIENNKKDITLLINHINTYLNDDIFHELLNTLYFKICNKPNLINYLKKNQKDNNTLLNMDSNSSEQNHYNNFHNINYFKYYTLYNNIQDIKNNTNHFHKFINRIQTNIRTVQVLKGLNKCIKKYIRNLIKIPFYFFMDDFYDTPCYVYSKLISNLLRNYYKGIFLYFIIFIGFVHVVFSPFPITLVHFRRFFIYLIIIIYRLFILYFIPSIIQYVIYKFHNFKEEYIHIFDYSDHVILFCTLLFIISLEIKAIEYTIKHQESSSDHFHFKYNRNFCFFFLKFILYYYYILISFFLYTSYFTSKFFHTTNEIFVAYFFSTFSIFFFFYFFLYKNYFSFYSIGITSYMKKNNTAPSNVFHTPSCLSITGKSLKDKFNIE; encoded by the coding sequence atgaatgaaaatcttattcataaaaatttaGTAAACAGGattttaaataaagatgATAACAATAAAGTAATGGGTGATAAGTCATCATGTGTAGATGGAGAgaaagaaaatgaagaagagaatgagaaaaaagaaaatgaaatgagcaaagataaaatacaaattaGCTATAAgagtatttttttatttcagatatttttatttttgatatattttttagtATTACTTATTGgatcttttaatttttcttttaaacTTTTCCAAGTTAGAGaaaaacatttatatgaatttttaaataatattaagaGCGTACCATgttataattctttttatattaagAAAGGACCAAAGgataataaacataataataataataatataaatgaagcaagaaagaaaagaaatattgtatataaGAATACAGACAACTTAGTACATACTCATGATAAGATTCcaaatataaatttcaaatattattttacaAGAGGCAAACATTATAAAATTGAGAATAATGAAAtgaaagaagaaaataataaagaaataaaaatgtttatatgtctaaataaaaaacaaaaactgtataataatgatataaaagaagtattattaaaatggaaaacatatgtacataaatttcttcatttttgtttaaatgaaattaaaaatgcattttttaaaaaagaaaataaaacaactatacaaaataatatgaaaaattatataatagataattataaaaataatcaGGATATTGAAgtttataaatatttatattataactttttattaaataaaaatacatcttataaaaattattatgtaaatatggaacatatattttatatgtatattaataatatttgttattatcatgattttaattatattcaAACAATTATAAGTCATAATACATCTAATACAACAACattcataaatatagacaaaaatattatggatgatattttaatagaaaataataaaaaagatattactttattaataaatcatatCAATACTTATTTAAATGACGATATATTTCATGAACTTTTaaatacattatattttaagatatgtaataaaccaaatttaattaattatcTTAAAAAGAATCAGaaagataataatacattattaaatatgGATAGTAATTCATCTGAACAaaatcattataataattttcataatataaattattttaaatattatacattatataataatatacaagacataaaaaataatactaatcattttcataaatttataaacaGAATACAAACAAATATTAGAACAGTACAAGTATTAAAAGGattaaataaatgtataaaaaaatatataaggaatttaataaaaatacctttttatttttttatggATGATTTTTATGATACACCTTGTTATGTATACAGCAAATTGATTAGTAATTTATtaagaaattattataagggaatttttttatattttattatttttattggATTTGTTCATGTAGTATTCTCTCCATTCCCAATAACGCTAGTACATTTTAGAagattttttatttatcttataataataatctatcgtttatttatcttatattttatacCCTCTATAATTCAATATgtaatttataaatttcataattttaaagaagaatatatacatatttttgATTATTCAGATCATGTCATTTTATTCTGTACATTActatttattatttcccTTGAAATCAAAGCTATTGAATATACAATCAAACATCAAGAATCCAGTTCAgatcattttcattttaaatataacaGAAATTTCTGtttcttctttttaaaattcattttgtattattattatattcttatatcCTTTTTTCTATATACTAGTTATTTTACTTCTAAATTCTTTCATACAACAAATGAAATATTTGTTGCCTATTTCTTTTCAACTTTTTctatctttttcttcttttattttttcttatataaaaattatttcaGCTTTTATAGTATTGGAATAACTTcttatatgaaaaaaaataatactGCTCCTTCTAATGTCTTCCACACACCTTCTTGTTTATCAATTACTGGAAAGTctttaaaagataaatttAACATCGAATAA